One Pararhizobium sp. IMCC3301 DNA segment encodes these proteins:
- a CDS encoding tetratricopeptide repeat-containing sulfotransferase family protein translates to MNRAEKRRLARQTQANQASAVSLAPARKKKRGGVYRTKGDPQQLMAMLEQAHKLYTGGQPEQAKLAYHAILQIDENFPDANNSLGIIDVEAGNHGLAARWFRKAIKAEPTRPTFHNNCGLALLELEKAKEAVACFEASLKADPDFVPAMVNLGKGYNLIMQFALAVPVLEKAISITPDFLEAYVEMALAHGELGALDKAVAALDTALETQPNHGRLLNQKANLLITFGKIDDAEAIFREILNRSPNNVGAYTSIARSKKFESYDDDLANMERLYKTIPDVDYAKILQGEQEKDGHEDPKMNLAMALAKAFEAIKDFEQSFFYYKEGNRLKRKKFFYNQADDFRQFDMRMKLFTPALISEFKGGFADKTPIFIVGMPRSGTTLLEQVFHAHRDVFGAGELGFMPQAVRARFKDMQTFEDKLKAGKVTQETFREIGAAYIEKIREIDSDSPFITDKMPHNFVQVGFIKLALPEAKVIHSYRNPIDNAFAIFKQIFGNEGHQYGYDLVELGQYHNKYRELMAHWNSLFPGEILENRYEDMVANLESQTRKVLDFCGLEWDPNCLNFHEAERAVRTASVTQVRQPIYKGSVEKWRKYETQLQPLIRVLEKGLPF, encoded by the coding sequence ATGAACCGCGCAGAAAAAAGACGGCTGGCAAGACAGACCCAGGCAAATCAGGCTTCCGCTGTGTCCCTGGCACCTGCCCGCAAGAAAAAACGTGGCGGGGTATACCGCACCAAGGGCGACCCCCAGCAATTGATGGCGATGCTGGAACAGGCCCACAAACTGTATACCGGCGGCCAGCCGGAGCAGGCCAAGCTGGCCTATCATGCGATTTTGCAGATCGACGAAAATTTTCCCGACGCCAATAATTCTCTCGGGATCATAGACGTCGAAGCCGGCAATCATGGTCTGGCGGCACGCTGGTTCAGGAAAGCCATCAAGGCCGAACCGACCCGCCCGACCTTTCACAACAATTGCGGCCTGGCGTTGCTGGAACTGGAAAAGGCCAAAGAGGCGGTCGCCTGTTTCGAAGCCTCGCTGAAAGCCGACCCCGACTTCGTGCCGGCAATGGTCAATCTGGGCAAGGGCTACAATCTGATCATGCAATTCGCTCTGGCTGTACCGGTGCTGGAAAAAGCCATTTCCATCACGCCTGATTTTCTGGAAGCCTATGTTGAAATGGCCCTTGCCCACGGTGAACTGGGTGCGCTGGACAAGGCTGTCGCGGCTCTGGATACGGCGCTCGAGACGCAACCCAACCACGGGCGGCTGCTGAACCAGAAGGCAAATCTTCTGATTACGTTTGGCAAAATCGATGACGCGGAGGCGATTTTCCGGGAGATCCTTAACCGTTCGCCAAACAATGTCGGTGCCTACACATCGATTGCCCGGTCGAAGAAATTCGAATCCTACGATGACGATCTGGCCAATATGGAGCGCCTCTATAAAACCATTCCGGATGTGGATTATGCAAAAATCCTGCAGGGCGAACAAGAAAAGGACGGGCATGAAGACCCGAAAATGAACCTTGCCATGGCCCTGGCAAAAGCCTTTGAGGCGATCAAGGACTTTGAACAATCCTTCTTTTACTACAAGGAGGGCAACCGGCTGAAGCGCAAGAAATTCTTCTACAATCAGGCCGATGATTTTCGCCAATTCGATATGCGCATGAAATTGTTTACACCGGCTCTGATCTCTGAGTTCAAAGGCGGGTTTGCAGATAAAACACCGATCTTCATTGTCGGCATGCCACGCTCCGGCACCACCTTGCTGGAACAGGTGTTTCACGCTCACCGCGATGTCTTCGGGGCAGGAGAGCTGGGCTTCATGCCGCAAGCTGTGCGCGCCCGATTCAAGGACATGCAGACCTTTGAAGATAAGTTGAAGGCGGGCAAGGTGACGCAGGAAACCTTCCGCGAGATCGGCGCCGCCTATATTGAAAAGATTCGCGAGATCGATTCAGACAGTCCCTTTATCACCGACAAGATGCCGCATAATTTTGTCCAGGTCGGCTTCATCAAACTGGCCCTGCCGGAAGCTAAAGTGATTCACAGCTATCGCAATCCGATTGACAACGCCTTTGCCATTTTCAAGCAGATTTTCGGCAATGAGGGCCACCAGTATGGTTATGACCTTGTAGAACTGGGCCAGTATCACAACAAATACCGCGAGCTGATGGCACACTGGAACAGCCTGTTTCCCGGCGAAATTCTGGAGAACCGCTATGAGGATATGGTGGCCAATCTGGAAAGCCAGACCCGCAAGGTGCTGGATTTCTGCGGGCTGGAGTGGGACCCGAACTGCCTCAACTTCCACGAGGCCGAGCGCGCCGTGCGCACCGCCAGCGTGACCCAGGTGCGCCAGCCGATCTACAAGGGATCGGTGGAGAAATGGCGTAAATACGAGACCCAGCTGCAGCCGCTGATCCGGGTGCTGGAGAAAGGTCTGCCGTTTTAG
- a CDS encoding UDP-glucose/GDP-mannose dehydrogenase family protein, whose protein sequence is MQVTIIGTGYVGLVSGICFSEFGFQVTCVDLDSQKIEALNAGILPIYEPGLDRLLEENRERLTFTTDFDAAVARADVVFIAVGTPSRRGDGEADLQYVHAAARQIARAMKPETVIVLKSTVVVGTSAEVRGIIEAERPGVAFSLASNPEFLREGSAIEDFMRPDRVVVGVTDDHARDILQQLYRPLYLRDAPIVVTTPENAELIKYAANAFLAMKITFINEVADLCEQTGGDVREVAKAIGLDNRIGGKFLHAGPGFGGSCFPKDTRAFAATGRKYGAAQNLIETVVSVNENRKVAMARKILAELGDAPQGRTAGILGLAYKPNTDDMREAPSLTIIPILEAAGVVVKAHDPQAMAEAKPHLPNTLLCESAEQAISDVDIVVILTEWNAYRALDMATVKRLMRGDVVVDLRNIYQADTARDAGLSYVSIGRSATR, encoded by the coding sequence ATGCAAGTCACCATCATCGGCACCGGTTATGTCGGCCTGGTTTCCGGTATCTGTTTTTCGGAATTCGGTTTTCAGGTCACCTGCGTTGATCTGGACAGCCAAAAAATCGAGGCGCTGAACGCGGGCATTCTGCCAATCTATGAGCCGGGGCTTGACCGCCTGCTGGAAGAAAACCGCGAACGCCTGACCTTTACCACCGATTTTGATGCTGCGGTGGCCAGGGCTGATGTTGTGTTTATTGCGGTGGGCACACCATCGCGGCGCGGCGATGGCGAGGCGGATCTGCAATATGTCCATGCGGCGGCCCGGCAGATTGCGCGGGCGATGAAGCCGGAAACGGTGATTGTGCTGAAATCCACCGTGGTCGTTGGCACCAGTGCCGAAGTGCGAGGCATCATCGAGGCGGAGCGGCCGGGCGTCGCCTTCTCGCTGGCGTCCAACCCGGAATTTCTGCGCGAAGGCTCTGCGATTGAGGATTTCATGCGCCCGGACCGGGTTGTGGTTGGCGTCACCGACGATCATGCCAGAGACATTCTGCAGCAATTGTACCGCCCGCTCTATCTGCGCGATGCGCCGATTGTGGTGACAACCCCCGAAAATGCGGAATTGATCAAATATGCCGCCAATGCCTTTCTGGCGATGAAAATCACCTTTATCAATGAAGTCGCGGATCTGTGCGAGCAGACCGGCGGCGATGTGCGGGAAGTTGCCAAAGCGATTGGACTGGACAACCGCATTGGCGGCAAATTCCTCCATGCCGGGCCCGGCTTCGGCGGCTCGTGCTTTCCCAAGGACACACGGGCCTTTGCCGCCACCGGCCGCAAATACGGTGCAGCGCAAAACCTGATCGAGACTGTCGTCAGCGTCAACGAGAACCGCAAGGTGGCAATGGCCCGCAAAATTCTGGCAGAACTCGGCGATGCGCCCCAAGGCAGGACTGCCGGCATTCTGGGGCTGGCCTACAAGCCGAACACCGATGATATGCGTGAAGCGCCAAGCCTTACCATCATTCCCATCCTGGAGGCTGCCGGGGTGGTGGTGAAAGCCCATGATCCGCAGGCGATGGCGGAAGCAAAGCCGCATCTTCCGAACACACTTCTTTGCGAAAGCGCCGAACAGGCCATCAGCGATGTCGATATTGTCGTCATTCTGACGGAGTGGAACGCCTATCGCGCGCTCGACATGGCCACGGTCAAACGGCTGATGCGCGGTGATGTGGTGGTCGATCTGCGCAATATATATCAGGCCGACACTGCCAGGGATGCGGGTCTGAGCTACGTTTCCATTGGACGATCCGCGACAAGGTGA
- a CDS encoding porin → MKKSLLLGSAAALIAVSGAQAADMPIVEPVDYVRVCDAFGAGFHYIPGTETCLRFSGRVRTEFGIRDDNDDDTVDSTFFNSNFELVVNASSMTEVGMLVGQFAISGSNEGNVSLGDAWITIGENILVGRETSRYDFGGGYGIYDGYYVDEGINQFTFIMPFGNGLSMTLGLEDGRDRRAKIAQYAGEDVTVNGTYTTQFVDSKTFKTDTNGPSVIGGTKTFVSSVFTKTVVYNVNTVISTGSNLGDAKYGGMEIPDVVASLRISQGWGSAQISGALHQIRAITTMPAGPFSSPTSTFFVTPPLVAAGTLDTDYGWAVQAGVELNVGSMTKVKVVGAYADGAMHYIGGSDFYEAAVDLTTGNITDTMSGWYVLAGLSQDFSSNLNLGITGAYHDFDDQAEIWMVGATLQYEVVENLLVSLAGQYVDTKIEDNEALDLDADDSSDSWEAKLRIQRNF, encoded by the coding sequence ATGAAAAAGAGCCTTTTGCTCGGCTCCGCCGCTGCTCTGATCGCCGTTTCCGGTGCTCAGGCCGCTGACATGCCAATCGTAGAACCAGTTGATTATGTTCGTGTGTGTGATGCATTCGGCGCTGGTTTCCACTACATTCCCGGCACAGAAACCTGCCTGAGATTCTCCGGCCGTGTACGGACGGAATTCGGCATTCGTGACGACAATGATGACGACACCGTAGACAGCACCTTCTTCAACTCAAACTTTGAGCTGGTTGTGAATGCGTCTTCGATGACAGAAGTCGGCATGCTGGTTGGCCAGTTTGCGATTTCCGGTTCCAATGAAGGCAACGTGTCTCTTGGCGATGCCTGGATCACAATCGGTGAAAACATTCTGGTTGGTCGCGAGACTTCCCGTTACGATTTCGGCGGTGGCTACGGCATTTATGACGGTTACTATGTTGATGAAGGCATCAACCAGTTCACCTTCATCATGCCATTCGGCAACGGCCTGTCCATGACCCTGGGTCTGGAAGACGGTCGTGACCGCCGCGCCAAGATCGCCCAGTATGCTGGCGAAGACGTCACGGTCAATGGAACCTATACGACTCAGTTTGTGGATTCAAAGACGTTCAAGACAGATACCAATGGCCCCTCGGTAATCGGCGGCACCAAGACTTTTGTGTCCTCCGTGTTCACGAAAACGGTCGTCTATAACGTCAACACCGTAATTTCGACTGGTTCGAATCTCGGTGACGCCAAATATGGCGGCATGGAAATTCCTGATGTGGTTGCCAGCCTGCGTATTTCCCAGGGCTGGGGTTCTGCGCAGATTTCCGGTGCATTGCACCAGATTCGTGCAATCACTACCATGCCAGCAGGTCCTTTCTCTTCACCGACCTCCACCTTCTTTGTGACGCCTCCTTTGGTTGCAGCCGGTACGCTTGACACAGATTATGGCTGGGCCGTTCAGGCCGGTGTCGAGCTGAATGTCGGTTCCATGACCAAAGTCAAGGTTGTCGGTGCCTATGCTGATGGTGCCATGCACTATATTGGCGGCAGCGACTTTTATGAAGCAGCTGTTGATCTGACCACCGGCAACATCACCGACACGATGAGTGGCTGGTATGTTCTGGCCGGTCTGAGCCAGGATTTCTCCAGTAATCTTAATCTTGGTATCACCGGTGCTTACCATGATTTCGACGATCAGGCTGAAATCTGGATGGTTGGCGCAACCTTGCAGTATGAAGTTGTCGAAAATCTCCTCGTCAGCTTGGCCGGTCAGTACGTCGACACGAAGATCGAAGATAATGAAGCACTTGATCTGGATGCCGACGACAGCAGCGACAGCTGGGAAGCCAAACTGCGCATTCAGCGCAACTTCTAA
- the cysD gene encoding sulfate adenylyltransferase subunit CysD, whose amino-acid sequence MSQKLSHLKRLEAEAIHIFREVAASFENPVMLYSIGKDSSVLLHLAMKAFYPAKPPFPFLHVDTTWKFREMIEFRDETAKRLGIELLVHINQDGVDQGINPFDHGSNTHTHIMKTAALRQALDKYGFDAAFGGARRDEEKSRAKERIFSFRDSQHGWDPKNQRPEMWKIFNTRVAKGESIRVFPISNWTELDIWQYILLEDIPIVPLYFARQRPVVERDGMLIMKDDERMQLKPGESARNQLVRFRTLGCYPLTGAIESDADTLEAIVSEMLVARTSERQGRLIDRDEAGSMEKKKREGYF is encoded by the coding sequence ATGTCCCAGAAACTGTCTCATCTCAAACGCCTCGAAGCTGAAGCGATTCATATCTTTCGCGAAGTCGCAGCCTCGTTTGAAAATCCTGTGATGCTGTATTCCATCGGTAAGGATTCCTCAGTGCTGCTGCATCTGGCGATGAAAGCCTTCTATCCGGCCAAACCGCCATTTCCGTTTCTGCATGTCGACACGACGTGGAAATTCCGCGAAATGATTGAATTTCGCGATGAAACCGCAAAGCGCCTCGGCATCGAGCTGCTGGTGCATATCAATCAGGATGGCGTCGACCAGGGCATCAATCCGTTCGATCACGGCTCCAACACTCATACCCACATCATGAAAACCGCTGCACTGCGTCAGGCGCTGGATAAATACGGTTTTGATGCGGCTTTTGGCGGCGCGCGCCGCGACGAGGAGAAAAGCCGCGCCAAGGAGCGCATCTTCTCATTCCGCGACAGCCAGCATGGCTGGGACCCGAAAAACCAGCGCCCGGAAATGTGGAAGATCTTCAACACCCGTGTGGCGAAGGGGGAATCGATCCGCGTGTTTCCGATTTCCAACTGGACCGAACTGGATATCTGGCAATATATTCTGCTGGAGGACATTCCGATTGTGCCGCTGTACTTTGCCCGCCAGCGCCCGGTGGTCGAGCGCGACGGCATGCTGATCATGAAGGATGATGAGCGCATGCAGCTGAAGCCGGGTGAGAGCGCGCGCAATCAGCTGGTGCGTTTCCGCACCCTTGGCTGCTATCCGCTGACCGGTGCCATTGAATCCGATGCCGATACACTGGAAGCGATTGTCAGCGAAATGCTGGTCGCCCGCACATCGGAGCGGCAGGGCCGGCTGATCGACCGCGATGAAGCCGGTTCCATGGAGAAGAAAAAACGCGAGGGGTATTTCTGA
- the cysN gene encoding sulfate adenylyltransferase subunit CysN: MDGLATPAALKSFLAEQEQKTLLRFLTCGSVDDGKSTLIGRLLYDTKLIYEDQLATLESESRKWGTVGEDIDLALLVDGLEAEREQGITIDVAYRYFSTSQRKFIVADTPGHEQYTRNMATGASTADVAVVLVDARKGILTQTRRHTFIASLLGIRHVIVAVNKIDLVNYDRSVFDRIDADFRAMSADMGFASITPIPLSARYGDNVTAPSPNMDWYNGPTLLGHLETVEFESERIQGPFRFPVQYVVRPDLNFRGFAGTIAAGTVKPGDTVVVAKSGKTSNIKRIVTMDGDLDEAAEGQAVTLVLEDEIEVSRGNMLVAPEDRPEVADQFAANIVWFAEDAMLPGRQFILRTETDSSTVSINDLRHRIDVNSFAHEAAKSLELNEVGYCHLSSQSPIAFDAYAKNRATGAFVLIDRLTNATVGAGMIVHALRRASNVHWQAIDVDKKTRSDQKGQKAVVLWFTGLSGSGKSTIANLLEKKLLAEGRHSTILDGDNVRHGLNRDLGFTEEDRVENIRRVGEVSRLMVEAGLIALVSFISPFRAERQLVSDMLEEGEFIEIFVDTPFEECARRDPKGLYAKALRGEIKNFTGVDSPYEAPENPDIHLETSGRTPAELLDTLEEALRARGIMA, translated from the coding sequence ATGGACGGCCTTGCCACGCCCGCCGCTCTGAAATCGTTTCTGGCCGAACAGGAACAGAAAACCCTGCTGCGGTTTCTCACCTGCGGCTCGGTTGATGACGGCAAGTCCACCCTGATCGGCCGTCTGCTCTATGACACCAAGCTGATTTATGAAGATCAGCTGGCCACTCTGGAAAGCGAAAGCCGCAAATGGGGCACGGTCGGCGAAGACATTGATCTGGCACTGCTGGTTGATGGCCTGGAAGCGGAGCGCGAGCAGGGCATCACCATCGATGTGGCCTATCGCTATTTTTCAACATCGCAACGCAAATTCATCGTCGCCGATACGCCCGGTCATGAGCAATACACCAGAAACATGGCCACCGGCGCGTCGACGGCGGATGTTGCCGTGGTGCTGGTCGATGCGCGCAAGGGCATTCTCACCCAGACCCGCCGCCACACTTTTATTGCCTCGCTGCTCGGCATTCGCCATGTCATTGTCGCGGTCAACAAGATTGATCTGGTCAATTATGATCGGTCCGTATTTGACAGGATCGATGCGGATTTCCGCGCCATGTCGGCTGATATGGGCTTTGCCAGCATTACGCCGATCCCGTTGTCGGCGCGCTACGGCGACAATGTCACAGCGCCCTCGCCGAATATGGACTGGTATAATGGCCCGACGCTGCTTGGACATCTGGAGACAGTGGAATTCGAATCTGAGCGCATTCAGGGGCCTTTCCGTTTTCCGGTGCAATATGTTGTGCGTCCCGATTTGAATTTCCGCGGCTTCGCCGGAACAATTGCCGCAGGCACGGTAAAACCCGGCGACACGGTGGTGGTCGCCAAATCGGGAAAAACCAGCAACATCAAACGCATCGTCACTATGGATGGTGATCTGGATGAAGCTGCTGAAGGCCAGGCGGTGACGCTGGTGCTGGAGGACGAGATTGAAGTCTCGCGTGGCAACATGCTGGTCGCTCCGGAAGACCGCCCCGAGGTTGCCGACCAGTTTGCCGCGAATATCGTCTGGTTTGCCGAAGACGCCATGCTGCCGGGTCGCCAGTTCATTCTGCGCACCGAAACCGACAGTTCCACCGTATCGATCAACGATCTGCGTCATCGCATCGATGTCAACAGCTTTGCCCATGAGGCGGCCAAAAGCCTGGAGCTCAACGAAGTCGGCTATTGCCATCTCTCCAGCCAGTCACCGATAGCCTTTGATGCTTATGCCAAAAACCGTGCGACCGGCGCTTTTGTCCTGATCGACCGGCTGACCAATGCCACTGTCGGTGCCGGCATGATCGTCCATGCCTTGCGCCGCGCTTCGAATGTTCACTGGCAGGCAATCGATGTCGACAAGAAAACCAGGAGCGACCAGAAGGGCCAGAAAGCCGTCGTTCTGTGGTTTACCGGCCTGTCCGGGTCCGGCAAGTCGACCATTGCCAATCTGCTGGAAAAGAAACTTTTGGCAGAAGGCCGTCACAGCACCATTCTGGACGGCGACAATGTACGTCACGGCCTCAACCGTGATCTTGGCTTTACCGAAGAAGACAGGGTGGAGAACATCCGCCGCGTTGGCGAGGTTTCCCGATTGATGGTCGAGGCCGGACTGATTGCGCTGGTGTCGTTTATCTCGCCATTCAGAGCGGAACGGCAATTGGTCAGTGATATGTTGGAAGAGGGCGAATTCATCGAGATTTTCGTCGATACGCCGTTTGAAGAATGCGCGAGGCGCGATCCGAAAGGGCTTTATGCCAAGGCTTTGCGCGGCGAAATCAAGAATTTCACTGGCGTCGATTCGCCGTATGAAGCTCCCGAAAACCCGGATATTCATCTTGAAACATCGGGCCGGACACCTGCTGAATTGCTCGACACGCTCGAAGAGGCTCTGCGCGCCAGAGGAATTATGGCATGA
- the cysQ gene encoding 3'(2'),5'-bisphosphate nucleotidase CysQ, translating to MTGKQQEKLGEAALASMIGMFEELALKAGAAIMPFYEDGCETQIKQDNSPVTAADHAAEEIILAGLRAAYPDIPVVAEEEVCAGHMTATVGQRFFLVDPLDGTREFINQRSDFTVNIALIEDGQPVAGTVYAPVRGAMYSGFGTTATETEVVQGRIGRKVAVKVSGKARPEIAVASRSHRTEETDAFLKSCHITDCVSVGSSLKFCLLAKGDADIYPRFGRTMEWDTAAGDAVLRAAGGSTTCADGSAFAYGKQQQSHDEPFANPFFISMGHRQS from the coding sequence ATGACGGGTAAACAGCAGGAAAAACTCGGCGAAGCGGCGCTGGCATCCATGATCGGCATGTTTGAAGAGCTGGCTCTGAAGGCCGGAGCGGCCATCATGCCATTCTACGAAGATGGCTGCGAGACGCAGATCAAGCAGGACAATTCTCCGGTGACCGCCGCTGACCACGCCGCTGAAGAAATCATTCTGGCCGGATTGCGCGCGGCCTATCCCGATATTCCGGTGGTCGCCGAAGAGGAAGTCTGTGCCGGGCACATGACGGCAACGGTCGGCCAGCGGTTTTTCCTGGTTGATCCGTTGGATGGCACGCGCGAATTCATCAATCAGCGCTCTGACTTTACCGTCAACATTGCTCTTATCGAGGATGGTCAGCCGGTCGCGGGCACCGTCTATGCACCGGTGCGCGGCGCGATGTATTCCGGATTTGGCACAACAGCAACCGAAACCGAGGTGGTACAAGGCCGCATTGGCCGGAAGGTCGCTGTAAAAGTCAGTGGCAAAGCCAGACCGGAAATTGCCGTCGCCAGCCGCTCACACCGAACCGAAGAAACCGACGCTTTTCTGAAATCCTGTCACATCACGGACTGCGTTTCGGTCGGTTCATCTCTCAAATTCTGCCTTCTGGCGAAAGGCGATGCCGATATCTACCCGCGCTTTGGCCGCACCATGGAGTGGGATACTGCGGCTGGTGATGCCGTGCTGCGCGCTGCAGGCGGATCGACAACCTGCGCCGACGGCTCGGCCTTTGCCTATGGCAAACAGCAGCAGAGCCATGATGAGCCCTTTGCCAACCCCTTCTTTATCTCCATGGGCCACCGCCAGAGTTAA
- a CDS encoding alpha/beta fold hydrolase: MADVDDGDAGAQEDARPDDTDAGNDRAAAISDVPGASASEWRDVFLHAQDGIELHVRVYGEGHANIPVVCLPGLTRNAKDFHDIATFLSIEASPARKVISVDYRGRGLSQPDPDWRNYTIEQEANDLLTTLARLNVEHAHFIGTSRGGLILFALTAMRPGIMKSVVLNDIGPVVEASGLARIKSYSDNMKPQDTIEEAAAYMQTVHHRQFPALDADGWLKLARQLYVQGKKRAEPDYDKRLLKSFDYLDLSLPLPTVWPQFAALKHLPTLVLRGERSDILTRETVDQMKKAHPAMVAKTIKSEGHAPLLWDSSTQNAILQHLNRAETLASQD, encoded by the coding sequence ATGGCGGATGTGGATGACGGCGACGCAGGCGCGCAGGAAGATGCGCGCCCTGACGATACTGATGCCGGGAACGACAGGGCTGCCGCCATATCTGATGTGCCCGGCGCATCTGCTTCGGAATGGCGTGATGTGTTTCTCCACGCTCAGGACGGGATAGAACTTCATGTCAGAGTGTATGGCGAAGGCCATGCAAATATCCCGGTGGTGTGCCTGCCCGGTCTGACGCGGAACGCCAAGGACTTTCACGACATTGCAACCTTTCTGAGCATTGAGGCCAGTCCTGCCCGCAAGGTGATTTCGGTTGATTACCGGGGCCGTGGCCTGTCGCAACCGGATCCGGACTGGCGCAATTACACAATCGAGCAGGAGGCCAATGACCTGCTCACAACGCTGGCGCGATTGAACGTCGAGCATGCCCATTTCATCGGTACATCGCGTGGCGGCCTCATTTTGTTCGCGCTGACGGCGATGCGGCCCGGCATCATGAAATCGGTGGTCCTGAATGATATCGGTCCGGTTGTGGAAGCAAGCGGTCTGGCGCGAATCAAATCCTATTCCGACAATATGAAACCGCAGGACACAATCGAGGAAGCTGCGGCCTATATGCAGACGGTGCACCACCGGCAGTTTCCAGCGCTTGATGCTGACGGCTGGCTGAAGCTGGCGCGGCAACTTTACGTGCAGGGCAAGAAGCGTGCCGAGCCGGATTATGACAAACGCTTGCTGAAAAGTTTCGACTATCTGGATCTCAGCCTGCCGCTGCCGACAGTGTGGCCGCAATTCGCCGCTCTAAAACATTTGCCAACCTTGGTGTTGCGTGGCGAGCGGTCCGATATCCTGACGCGGGAAACGGTGGATCAGATGAAAAAAGCCCACCCGGCAATGGTGGCAAAAACTATCAAGAGCGAAGGGCACGCTCCGCTGTTATGGGACAGCAGCACCCAGAACGCGATTCTGCAGCATCTCAATCGCGCTGAAACACTGGCAAGCCAGGACTGA